Proteins encoded by one window of Xenopus tropicalis strain Nigerian chromosome 6, UCB_Xtro_10.0, whole genome shotgun sequence:
- the gmnn gene encoding geminin isoform X1 gives MNTNMKQRLDAEQPTMSIKSYLVNKTNEALAPRRTLKVIQPSASGCLVGRTKEPVKNSTKRKLWNDQLTSKKAKVEVAVDLEHRENKDCSSEAYDLMIKETPTYLYWKEVAEERRKALYEALQENEKLHKEIELKDEEIGRLKQENDELMELAGHVQYMANMIERLTGNAPRSLEDLKNLDLEEARFEDEADMADGRLEDETDMAQPSTSGQNMDEQTV, from the exons AGCTACTTAGTGAATAAAACAAACGAGGCGCTTGCACCAAGAAGAACACTTAAAGTGATTCAGCCCTCTGCATCTGGGTGCCTTGTTGGAAGGACCAAAGAG CCTGTCAAAAACTCGACAAAAAGAAAGCTATGGAATGATCAGCTGACTTCAAAAAAGGCTAAAGTTGAGGTGGCTGTTGATCTAGAGCACAgagaaaacaaagattgttcatcTGAAGCTTATGACCTTATGATAAAAG AAACCCCTACTTATCTCTACTGGAAGGAGGTTGCAGAGGAACGAAGAAAGGCCCTCTATGAAGCATTACAGGAAAATGAGAAG ctgcaTAAAGAAATAGAACTTAAAGATGAAGAAATTGGACGTTTGAAACAAGAAAATGATGAATTAATGGAACTTGCTGGGCATGTACAGTACATGGCTAATATGATTGAG AGACTCACTGGAAATGCACCACGAAGCCTTGAAGACTTAAAGAATCTGGATTTAGAAGAAGCAAGGTTTGAAGATGAAGCAGACATGGCAGACGGAAGGCTTGAAGATGAGACAGACATGGCTCAGCCCTCAACTTCTGGTCAGAATATGGATGAACAAACTGTCTAG